In a single window of the Streptomyces sp. HUAS ZL42 genome:
- a CDS encoding WhiB family transcriptional regulator: MADFSRLPGPNADLWDWQLLAACRGVDSSLFFHPEGERGAARSARENSAKEVCMRCPVRAQCAAHALAVREPYGVWGGLTEDEREELMGRARNRLVPASTTGGNTPSNT, from the coding sequence GCCTTCCCGGACCGAACGCGGACCTGTGGGACTGGCAGCTGCTGGCCGCCTGCCGCGGTGTGGACAGTTCGCTCTTCTTTCATCCGGAGGGCGAGCGCGGAGCGGCCCGGAGTGCTCGTGAGAACTCGGCCAAGGAGGTCTGCATGAGATGCCCGGTGCGCGCGCAGTGCGCGGCGCACGCGCTGGCGGTGCGTGAGCCGTACGGCGTGTGGGGCGGGTTGACCGAGGACGAGCGCGAGGAACTCATGGGGCGGGCGCGCAACCGACTGGTGCCGGCCTCGACGACCGGCGGAAACACCCCCTCGAACACTTGA